TACGCTCAATAGTTTTAAGAACAAGTTCTTTATCAACAATCTTCTTGCCCTCTATAATCAAATTCTCCAATGTATCGTGGCACAACAGGGCTATTCTTCTGGGATATCCAAGAGAGCATTTATATATCTCGTCTATAGCATCATCTGTAAAGACATCTCTAAAATTATTCAGTCCTGCCTGCTTAAGACGAAACAGAATCAGCTTCTTTGTATCCTCCTGACCTAGAGGGTTAATAATATATTTTAAACTAACTCTGTCAGTAAAATTTCTAACATGTTTTATCTTAGGAAGCAATTCCAGCTGAGACATGATAATAAGCTGTAAGAGTTTATATTTATTAGTTTCATAATTCAAAAGAGTGCGCAAAATCTCTAAAAAAGGCTGTGACAGCTTTTGTCCTTCATCAATTAATAAAACTACTGTTTTCTCTTCCTCTACGCCTTTCCGGAACAGATACCTTTCAATAGCATCCTGACAATCCATTGATGAACGGAGGTCTCCATCTATGCCAAAGCGCTTTGCTAAAGAATTAA
The window above is part of the bacterium genome. Proteins encoded here:
- a CDS encoding AAA family ATPase; the encoded protein is MSYFEELGLKEEPFSTSPDPNFFYQSREHGSALRRLEIAIRLKRGMSLVLGDVGVGKTTLSRILMQSFYNENGFIFHMILNPNYKSEFQFLNSLAKRFGIDGDLRSSMDCQDAIERYLFRKGVEEEKTVVLLIDEGQKLSQPFLEILRTLLNYETNKYKLLQLIIMSQLELLPKIKHVRNFTDRVSLKYIINPLGQEDTKKLILFRLKQAGLNNFRDVFTDDAIDEIYKCSLGYPRRIALLCHDTLENLIIEGKKIVDKELVLKTIERNE